From Equus asinus isolate D_3611 breed Donkey unplaced genomic scaffold, EquAss-T2T_v2 contig_800, whole genome shotgun sequence, one genomic window encodes:
- the LOC139044319 gene encoding olfactory receptor 5AN6-like — MEENRNHTSVAVFVLLGLSDEKELQLIFFPVFLGIYLVTLLWNLGLIILIRMDSHLHTPMYFFLSFLSFIDICYSSSTSPRMLSDFLKDEKMISFIACATQYFVASWMCLTECCLLAAMAYDRYVAIGRPLQYSAVMAPGLCQKMVAGACGSGFLSSLAETIPCFHLYYCGPNIIPNFFCDITHIISLSCSNPFISQMILFLVAFFIGFGSFLVILLSYSFIAASILKISSVKGSAKAFNTCASHLVVVTIFYGTGLSVYMHPNSGHSEKQDKVLSVFYVILIPMLNPLIYSLRNKEIKEALKRVIKRAKHLLQ, encoded by the coding sequence atggaagaaaatagaaatcacacTTCTGTGGCCGTGTTTGTTCTCCTGGGACTCTCAGATGAAAAAGAGCTGCAACTTATCTTCTTCCCAGTCTTCCTAGGGATCTACCTTGTGACCCTCCTCTGGAACCTGGGTCTCATCATCCTAATCAGGATGGACTCCCACCTGCACACACCTATgtacttctttctcagtttcctgtcatTTATAGACATCTGCTATTCTTCTTCCACCAGCCCAAGGATGCTTTCAGACTtcctaaaagatgaaaaaatgatttcattcattGCCTGTGCCACCCAGTATTTTGTTGCATCCTGGATGTGTCTGACGGAGTGCTGTCTCTTGGctgccatggcctatgacagatatgttgctattggtaggcctctgcagtactcagcggtcatggctcctggcctctgtcagaAGATGGTTGCTGGGGCCTGTGGGAGTGGTTTCCTTAGTAGCTTAGCGGAAACAATCCCTTGCTTTCATCTCTACTACTGTGGGCCCAATATCATTCCAAATTTCTTCTGTGACATAACCCACATCAtatccttgtcttgctccaatCCCTTCATCAgccaaatgattctttttctggTGGCTTTTTTTATTGGGTTCGGTTCTTTTCTTGTTATTCTCTTGTCCTATAGTTTCATTGCAGCTTCCATCCTGAAAATATCCTCCGTAAAAGGTAGTGCCAAGGCCTTCAATACCTGTGCCTCCCACTTGGTAGTTGTGACAATCTTCTACGGAACAGGCCTCTCAGTGTACATGCATCCTAACTCTGGTCACTCTGAGAAACAAGACAAGGTTCTGTCAGTGTTCTATGTTATCCTTATCCCCATGTTAAACCCTCTTATCTatagtctgaggaacaaggagatcAAAGAGGCCCTCAAGAGGGTGATAAAGAGGGCAAAACATTTACTTCAGTAA